Proteins encoded by one window of Thermoplasmatales archaeon:
- the mpgP gene encoding mannosyl-3-phosphoglycerate phosphatase, with the protein MIVIFTDLDGCLLDKNYSYKHAKSAIDFIINSNIPIVICSSKTRAEIEFLRKEIGIKDPFIVENGAAIFIPHSYFGFPYQYSKVVGKYKVIELGTKYSIIRRKLKEITEMSKCKIIGFGDMSTEELAIDCGLSLKIAKLAKKREYDEPFKILDGKEENVIEAIKKCGLNYTKGDRYYHLIGNNNKGKAVEILIELYKTKFGEIKTVALGSSINDLSMLEVVDTPFLVKDEKEWRKVIENIFKFL; encoded by the coding sequence ATGATTGTAATTTTTACAGACCTAGATGGCTGTTTATTGGATAAAAATTATTCCTATAAACATGCAAAATCCGCTATAGACTTTATTATAAATTCAAACATACCAATTGTAATTTGTAGCAGTAAAACAAGAGCAGAAATCGAATTTTTAAGGAAAGAAATTGGCATAAAAGACCCTTTTATAGTAGAAAATGGAGCAGCTATTTTTATTCCGCATTCTTACTTTGGTTTCCCTTACCAATATTCAAAAGTTGTTGGAAAATATAAAGTTATTGAGTTAGGAACTAAATATTCAATAATCAGAAGAAAACTTAAGGAAATAACAGAAATGAGTAAATGCAAGATTATTGGTTTCGGAGACATGAGCACAGAAGAATTAGCCATAGATTGTGGATTGAGCTTAAAAATAGCAAAATTAGCAAAGAAAAGAGAGTATGATGAACCATTCAAAATATTGGATGGAAAGGAAGAAAATGTCATAGAAGCGATAAAAAAATGTGGTTTAAACTATACAAAAGGAGATAGATACTATCATCTAATAGGCAATAATAATAAAGGAAAGGCGGTTGAAATTCTAATAGAGCTTTATAAAACCAAATTTGGAGAAATAAAGACCGTTGCTCTTGGAAGTAGCATTAATGATTTGTCCATGCTTGAAGTTGTGGATACGCCATTTCTTGTCAAAGATGAAAAAGAATGGAGGAAAGTAATAGAAAATATCTTTAAATTTTTATGA
- a CDS encoding metallophosphoesterase — translation MKIAHISDIHFGMSWMFIEKMARKGIERINKENPDIVVITGDLTDYGLKKEYKGVKKLLDSIKCDYLAIPGNHDARHQGASIFEEYIGDRFFVKKIGRYKFVGLDSSQPDLDEGHVGREQMEKMKRYIGKNSIIILHHHLLPIPETGRERNVLVDAGDVLKLLSDYKVKIVLNGHKHVPWVWEINNIVISTAGTISCERTPYTQSLNIVEIEKDKKIKIRKINVSDGKEKVIVFEVK, via the coding sequence ATGAAAATAGCACATATCTCTGACATTCATTTTGGAATGAGCTGGATGTTTATAGAAAAAATGGCAAGAAAAGGGATTGAAAGAATAAATAAGGAAAATCCAGATATTGTTGTTATAACGGGTGATTTAACTGATTATGGATTGAAAAAAGAATACAAAGGAGTTAAAAAATTACTTGATAGCATAAAATGCGATTATCTTGCGATACCGGGCAATCATGATGCACGCCATCAGGGGGCGAGCATATTTGAGGAATATATTGGTGATAGATTTTTTGTCAAGAAGATAGGAAGATATAAATTTGTTGGGCTTGATAGCAGTCAGCCAGATTTAGATGAAGGACATGTCGGAAGAGAGCAGATGGAGAAAATGAAAAGGTATATAGGAAAGAATTCAATAATAATTCTGCATCACCATCTCCTTCCTATCCCTGAAACTGGAAGAGAGAGAAATGTCCTTGTCGATGCGGGGGATGTGCTAAAATTGCTAAGTGATTATAAAGTTAAAATTGTTTTAAATGGGCATAAGCATGTTCCATGGGTATGGGAGATAAATAATATAGTTATCTCCACCGCAGGCACAATTTCATGCGAGCGCACCCCATATACCCAATCTTTAAATATTGTTGAAATAGAGAAAGATAAAAAAATAAAGATAAGGAAAATAAATGTTTCGGATGGAAAGGAAAAAGTGATAGTTTTTGAGGTAAAATAA
- a CDS encoding glucosyl-3-phosphoglycerate synthase: MDFCQGKITTIHDFNIDPYKIKERLKILGEKYPIGVVIPIAGKDLNDNSLKKIIEELNKCDYLKKIFIAISATNEEYEKSLRIFKNLELPCEIIWCNKKEMNKVLEELKKKGLDITYLKGKGKDLWIATGIASLDMYAIAIHDADIITYEETLPTKLLYPVVESKLDFFFSKGYYARLNMEDRTMHGRVYRLLIVPLIEALQEKLSHGSEFLRYLESFRYLLSGEIAITTDLALNLRMPCDWGLEIGTLAEIFRNVTYRRICQVDLGFYEHKHKEMIKNGLLKTAEDCIITLLRTLTETDGIEVSKDFLLSLQVMYRKFAQNKIRQYQADAICNNLKYNIHLEEATVEQFSQIIMDGGKKYLKNPVASQMPDWIRAISAMPDLREKLKDSAVKEINQK, translated from the coding sequence ATGGATTTTTGTCAGGGGAAAATAACAACCATACATGACTTTAATATCGACCCATATAAAATAAAAGAACGGCTCAAAATTCTTGGTGAAAAATATCCAATTGGTGTAGTAATTCCGATCGCTGGCAAAGATTTAAATGACAATTCATTGAAAAAAATAATTGAAGAATTAAATAAATGCGATTACCTAAAAAAGATATTTATTGCTATTTCTGCAACAAATGAAGAATATGAAAAATCTTTGAGAATCTTTAAAAATCTTGAATTGCCTTGCGAGATAATTTGGTGTAATAAGAAAGAGATGAATAAGGTTTTAGAAGAATTAAAGAAAAAAGGGTTAGATATCACTTATTTAAAGGGAAAAGGAAAGGATTTATGGATAGCAACAGGAATTGCTTCTCTCGATATGTATGCCATAGCAATTCATGATGCGGATATAATAACTTATGAAGAAACGTTGCCCACAAAACTTCTTTACCCTGTTGTTGAATCGAAACTCGATTTCTTTTTCTCTAAAGGATATTATGCAAGATTAAACATGGAAGATAGAACAATGCATGGAAGGGTTTATCGCCTTCTTATCGTGCCTTTAATAGAAGCATTGCAAGAAAAACTTTCTCATGGCTCTGAATTCTTAAGATATCTTGAATCATTCAGATATCTCCTTTCAGGTGAAATCGCTATAACTACTGATTTAGCCTTAAACTTAAGGATGCCTTGTGATTGGGGGCTTGAAATAGGAACTCTTGCAGAGATTTTTAGAAACGTTACATATAGAAGAATCTGTCAGGTGGATCTCGGATTTTATGAGCATAAACATAAAGAAATGATAAAAAATGGTTTATTAAAAACAGCGGAAGATTGTATAATAACTCTTTTAAGAACTCTTACTGAAACTGATGGAATAGAGGTTTCCAAAGATTTTTTGCTGAGCCTACAGGTTATGTATAGAAAATTTGCACAAAACAAAATAAGGCAATATCAGGCGGATGCTATCTGTAACAATCTAAAATATAATATACATTTGGAGGAGGCGACGGTGGAACAATTCTCACAGATAATAATGGATGGAGGAAAAAAATATTTAAAAAATCCAGTTGCATCTCAAATGCCTGACTGGATAAGAGCTATTTCAGCAATGCCTGACTTAAGAGAAAAATTGAAAGATTCTGCTGTAAAGGAGATAAATCAAAAATGA
- a CDS encoding ABC transporter permease → MSFSSLVKKEIKELLTPSTILPMVATVLLFAVLGNAFGNIATEAEKKQDVAIVNCDNGLFSKIAIEEIKKFANVKGEGKNEGDVNKLLDELKDEIICLIFIPNNFSEKINTFQQAEIKVYWLVKGIGVSDIVSSAFLDNIFINIRSRISSEIIEESGLNSTILSPLTKNDITIIKEKEMEGISPQMLSNLLYSQSITIPIIMMIIVMMGGGMVISSMGLEKENKTLETLLTLPIRRSEIVLGKITGSAIVGLIMATIYMIGFSYYINSFQRSSQINLANYGLSLGGYDYILIALSVFLALTSALAICIVLGVFAKNYKSAQTLTLPLSMLALIPMFLTMFKDFETMPSLLKTLLFLIPFSHPMMAPRFLLFKNYFMVIGGLIYIAIFSAIFMTIAIKIFNTDKLITGIIRK, encoded by the coding sequence ATGAGCTTCTCATCTTTAGTTAAGAAAGAAATTAAAGAGTTGCTAACTCCTTCAACAATTTTGCCTATGGTTGCAACTGTTCTTCTTTTTGCGGTGCTTGGAAATGCTTTTGGGAATATAGCAACTGAAGCGGAGAAAAAGCAAGATGTCGCTATAGTAAATTGCGATAATGGTCTCTTTTCAAAAATTGCCATTGAGGAGATAAAAAAATTTGCAAATGTTAAAGGTGAGGGAAAAAATGAAGGAGATGTTAATAAATTGCTAGACGAACTTAAAGATGAAATAATATGCCTGATTTTTATTCCAAATAACTTTAGCGAGAAAATAAACACTTTTCAACAGGCGGAAATAAAAGTGTATTGGCTTGTTAAAGGAATAGGAGTTAGTGATATTGTATCCTCCGCTTTTTTGGATAACATATTCATAAATATAAGGAGTAGGATATCATCTGAAATCATTGAGGAAAGTGGGTTGAATTCAACGATTTTATCACCTTTAACAAAGAATGATATTACAATAATTAAAGAAAAAGAGATGGAAGGAATTTCTCCTCAAATGCTTTCAAATTTGCTTTATTCCCAATCAATAACAATTCCAATAATAATGATGATTATTGTTATGATGGGTGGAGGCATGGTTATATCCTCAATGGGATTAGAAAAGGAAAATAAGACGCTTGAAACTCTTTTAACCTTGCCAATTAGAAGAAGTGAAATAGTTTTAGGAAAGATAACAGGTAGCGCAATAGTTGGATTGATAATGGCAACAATTTATATGATTGGTTTTAGCTATTACATCAATTCATTTCAGAGATCTTCACAAATAAATCTTGCTAACTATGGTTTATCTCTGGGTGGCTACGATTATATTCTCATTGCCTTATCTGTTTTTCTTGCATTGACATCCGCTCTTGCAATTTGTATTGTGCTCGGTGTTTTTGCAAAAAATTATAAAAGTGCTCAAACACTCACACTTCCATTATCAATGCTTGCCTTAATCCCAATGTTTTTAACAATGTTCAAGGACTTTGAAACAATGCCATCTCTGCTAAAAACACTTTTATTCCTCATACCATTCTCCCATCCAATGATGGCTCCTCGCTTTCTTCTTTTCAAAAATTATTTTATGGTTATAGGGGGGCTAATCTACATTGCGATATTTTCAGCAATTTTCATGACAATTGCAATAAAAATTTTCAACACAGATAAGTTAATAACTGGAATTATCAGAAAATGA
- a CDS encoding class I SAM-dependent methyltransferase translates to MNVWDEIAKDFDAKRKIPWKECIDFINTIQGTCLDLGCDGGRHLLAMQSKCLAVGADISFQMLEIAKEKARNAFLVCCDACQLPFPDEIFDNALFIATLHNIDGRERRKKALMELRRVLKKDGRVLISVWAKWQDKFIFHFIKKFFKPWKEHGDIFIPWKKNGKEITRFYHLYSMGELKREVKRSGFKIEKAWSVKKASKWLKDNYFVILRK, encoded by the coding sequence ATGAATGTTTGGGATGAGATAGCAAAAGATTTCGATGCGAAGCGCAAAATCCCATGGAAAGAATGCATCGACTTCATAAACACTATTCAAGGCACATGCTTGGATTTAGGTTGCGACGGGGGGCGCCACCTGCTGGCGATGCAAAGTAAATGCCTTGCGGTTGGTGCAGATATATCCTTTCAGATGCTTGAAATAGCGAAGGAAAAAGCGAGAAACGCATTTCTTGTATGCTGTGATGCTTGCCAATTGCCATTTCCAGATGAGATCTTTGATAATGCATTGTTTATTGCAACCCTTCATAATATAGATGGAAGGGAGAGAAGGAAAAAAGCTTTAATGGAGTTAAGAAGGGTTTTGAAAAAAGATGGAAGGGTATTGATTTCTGTTTGGGCAAAATGGCAGGATAAATTTATTTTTCATTTTATAAAAAAATTTTTTAAGCCATGGAAAGAGCATGGAGACATTTTTATTCCTTGGAAAAAAAATGGTAAAGAAATTACGAGATTTTATCATCTTTATAGCATGGGAGAGCTAAAAAGAGAAGTGAAGAGAAGCGGATTTAAAATAGAGAAGGCATGGAGTGTAAAGAAAGCGAGTAAATGGCTTAAAGATAATTATTTTGTTATATTGAGGAAGTAA
- a CDS encoding AMP-binding protein yields the protein MIEKTLGQVLDETVQKYPNTDALVYLDGIRYNYKEFKDIVDRVARGLIALGVKNQDHVAVWATNVPEWVILQFATAKVGAVLVTVNVYYKARELDYLLRQSDTKYLFLIDKFKDVSYVDTLYTIMPEIKKGEKSSNFPLFEKAIFMGKERYDGLLNFEDILSMSKEVSEEELKQIEKMVNPHDVVNMQYTSGTTGFPKGVMLTHYNIINNAYWVGKNLDLSNKDRLCIPVPFFHCFGCVISTLNCVVHGATMVPLEFFDAEKVLKSIDKEKCTALQGVPTMFVRELNHPDFEKYDTSSLRTGIMAGAPCPSELMKRVMEEMHAKEITICYGLTETSPVLTQTKRDDPFEKRVGSVGKPLPYVEVKVVEPNTERELPPNTPGELVARGYGVMKGYYKMPEATAKTIRNGWLYTKDLAMIDNEGYVYILGRVDDMIIRGGENVYPREIEEFLYKHEKIKEVAVVGVPHSEYGEEVAAFIQLKDGMTATEEEIKEFCRKNIARYKVPKYIFFINEWPMTASGKIQKFKLKEIAKEKLGLK from the coding sequence ATGATAGAGAAAACACTTGGTCAAGTTTTAGATGAAACCGTGCAAAAATACCCGAATACAGATGCACTTGTTTATCTAGACGGCATAAGATATAATTATAAAGAATTCAAGGATATTGTGGATAGAGTTGCTCGTGGCTTAATTGCTTTAGGAGTTAAAAATCAGGACCATGTGGCGGTTTGGGCTACAAATGTGCCAGAGTGGGTGATTTTGCAGTTTGCGACCGCTAAGGTTGGGGCGGTACTTGTTACAGTGAATGTTTATTATAAAGCGAGGGAGTTGGATTATTTGCTCCGCCAGTCCGACACCAAATATCTTTTCCTGATTGATAAATTTAAGGATGTAAGTTATGTTGATACTCTCTATACAATAATGCCGGAAATTAAAAAGGGAGAAAAATCAAGCAATTTTCCTCTTTTTGAAAAGGCTATATTTATGGGTAAGGAGAGATATGACGGTTTGCTGAATTTTGAAGATATCTTAAGTATGAGCAAGGAAGTTAGTGAGGAGGAGTTAAAGCAAATAGAAAAGATGGTTAATCCGCATGATGTTGTAAATATGCAATATACATCTGGCACAACGGGCTTTCCAAAAGGAGTTATGCTTACCCATTACAATATAATTAACAATGCTTATTGGGTTGGCAAAAATCTTGATTTGAGTAATAAAGATAGGTTATGCATACCAGTGCCATTCTTTCACTGTTTTGGTTGTGTTATCTCTACTCTCAATTGTGTTGTTCATGGGGCGACAATGGTTCCGTTAGAATTTTTTGACGCAGAAAAAGTTTTAAAATCCATAGATAAGGAAAAATGCACTGCTCTTCAAGGTGTGCCAACAATGTTCGTAAGAGAGTTAAATCACCCAGATTTTGAAAAATATGATACTTCATCTCTTAGAACGGGCATCATGGCAGGCGCCCCATGCCCTTCAGAGCTCATGAAAAGAGTGATGGAAGAAATGCATGCAAAAGAAATTACAATATGCTATGGATTAACTGAAACCTCTCCTGTTCTCACTCAAACGAAAAGAGACGACCCTTTTGAAAAGAGAGTTGGAAGTGTTGGAAAACCTCTGCCATATGTTGAGGTGAAAGTTGTTGAACCAAATACAGAAAGGGAACTGCCACCAAATACTCCTGGAGAACTTGTAGCAAGGGGATATGGGGTAATGAAAGGTTATTATAAGATGCCCGAAGCAACCGCAAAAACAATAAGAAATGGATGGCTTTATACTAAGGATTTAGCAATGATTGATAATGAGGGATATGTATATATACTTGGGAGAGTTGATGATATGATTATTAGAGGAGGAGAGAATGTTTATCCGCGCGAGATAGAAGAATTTCTCTATAAGCATGAAAAGATAAAGGAAGTTGCGGTTGTTGGTGTACCTCACAGTGAGTATGGCGAAGAGGTTGCTGCATTTATCCAGCTTAAAGATGGCATGACCGCAACTGAGGAAGAGATAAAAGAATTTTGCAGAAAAAATATTGCGAGATATAAAGTTCCGAAATATATTTTCTTTATAAATGAGTGGCCGATGACCGCAAGCGGTAAGATACAAAAATTCAAATTGAAGGAAATAGCAAAAGAAAAACTTGGTTTAAAATGA
- a CDS encoding AAA family ATPase has protein sequence MAEKGITIGGLPGAGTTTVARMLAEKTGMAYINAGEIYRDIADRKDMSLLDFEKYSEAHPEIDVEIDKRQEEILRKGNVVVEGRLSGWIAHLKKIPAIKIWLECDENERIRRIVEREGGEFAEKRKETKEREESESRRYKKFYGIDLNDKSIYDIVIDTSSIPPEEVLKKIIEKIS, from the coding sequence ATGGCTGAGAAAGGCATAACCATTGGCGGGCTCCCTGGGGCGGGCACAACCACAGTGGCGAGAATGCTTGCGGAAAAAACTGGCATGGCTTATATAAATGCAGGTGAAATATATAGAGACATTGCAGATAGAAAAGATATGTCTCTCCTTGATTTTGAAAAGTATAGCGAGGCACATCCGGAAATTGATGTTGAGATAGATAAAAGACAGGAGGAGATATTAAGGAAGGGGAATGTTGTTGTTGAGGGTCGCCTTTCCGGGTGGATTGCACATCTTAAAAAAATACCCGCCATAAAGATATGGCTTGAATGCGATGAAAATGAGAGAATAAGGAGAATTGTTGAAAGAGAGGGCGGGGAGTTTGCTGAAAAAAGAAAGGAAACAAAGGAAAGAGAAGAGAGCGAAAGCAGAAGATACAAAAAATTTTATGGAATAGATTTGAATGACAAATCAATATATGATATAGTAATTGATACTTCTTCTATTCCTCCTGAAGAAGTTCTCAAGAAAATTATTGAGAAGATATCATAA
- a CDS encoding MBL fold metallo-hydrolase, protein MIKVYGIGGYEEVGKNMTCIEVDDEIIILDMGLYMDRFIAFKEKGLKMEAQALIDEGAIPDDKKIRDLKEKVKAIVISHAHLDHVGAVRWLAPNYDCKIVTTPYTSEIILRHSRSLGNRIVRTNVNSTYRISKNIEVEFINVTHSIPQSTILHLKTRYGSIIYALDYKNDNHPVIGSKTNIKRLKEIKDVLLLIADSTNVDEERKTFSESIAREMLKDIILGMETEGHGIFLTTFSSHIARLKSMLEIAKTLKRKAVFIGKSLYDYIESAEKLKLVDFSKYSDIIENAERAERKLAGTNEKKEDYVFIVTGGLGEKDAVLTKIVNDELPLKISENDFVIFSCEVIPTPTIQANRQILEDKIRRRKARIFKDIHVSGHASREDLRDLIKIVSPLNILPAHGDIGKCSSFATLANEMGYELGKNVYIIQNGQSISLNPI, encoded by the coding sequence ATGATTAAAGTTTATGGAATAGGAGGATATGAAGAAGTCGGAAAGAATATGACTTGTATTGAAGTAGATGATGAAATAATTATTTTGGATATGGGTCTTTACATGGATAGATTTATTGCATTTAAAGAGAAAGGTTTAAAAATGGAGGCACAAGCATTAATTGATGAAGGAGCTATACCAGATGATAAAAAAATAAGGGATTTAAAGGAGAAAGTAAAGGCGATAGTAATATCTCATGCTCATCTTGACCACGTGGGTGCCGTAAGATGGCTTGCGCCGAATTATGATTGCAAAATAGTTACCACCCCTTATACAAGCGAAATTATATTAAGGCATTCAAGAAGCTTAGGAAACAGAATTGTAAGAACAAATGTAAATTCAACATATAGGATTTCAAAAAATATTGAAGTAGAGTTCATAAATGTCACTCATTCCATTCCTCAATCAACAATACTCCATTTGAAAACAAGATATGGAAGTATAATATATGCGCTTGATTACAAAAATGATAACCATCCTGTAATTGGAAGTAAGACAAATATAAAGAGGCTTAAGGAAATTAAAGATGTTTTACTTTTGATTGCTGATTCAACAAATGTTGATGAGGAGAGAAAAACATTTTCAGAATCAATTGCAAGAGAAATGCTTAAGGATATAATTCTTGGGATGGAAACAGAAGGGCATGGGATTTTTTTAACAACGTTCTCTTCTCATATTGCAAGGCTGAAAAGCATGCTTGAAATAGCAAAAACTCTCAAAAGAAAAGCGGTTTTTATAGGTAAATCTCTTTATGATTATATTGAATCCGCTGAAAAACTAAAACTGGTAGATTTTTCAAAATATTCGGATATAATAGAGAATGCTGAAAGAGCAGAGAGAAAGCTTGCGGGAACGAACGAAAAAAAGGAAGATTATGTTTTTATTGTAACAGGCGGTTTAGGTGAAAAAGATGCAGTGCTAACAAAAATTGTTAATGATGAATTGCCCCTAAAAATTTCTGAAAATGATTTTGTGATATTTTCATGTGAGGTGATACCAACACCTACAATTCAAGCAAATAGACAAATCCTTGAGGATAAAATAAGGAGAAGAAAGGCTAGGATATTTAAAGATATTCATGTATCAGGACATGCTTCAAGGGAAGATTTGAGAGATTTGATAAAAATTGTTTCTCCTTTGAATATTTTGCCGGCACATGGAGATATAGGAAAATGCTCTTCATTTGCAACACTTGCAAATGAAATGGGATACGAGCTTGGAAAAAATGTTTATATAATTCAGAATGGGCAGAGCATTTCTTTAAACCCTATCTAA
- the mvk gene encoding mevalonate kinase translates to MGKGYGYGKVILFNEHFVVYDVPAIASAIDKKTIAEVKKTEGRDIIHDDRDATPGYKEEKLHQQIESIKRIKEKMGVKDFFEIRLHGDLKATSGVGASAASCVAIARAIADELKMKLSDDEINEIAYEGEKAYHGNPSGIDNACSTFGGLIWFVKGKEIEKIKVRPVEIVMGDTGITTDTKKAVEGVKQRKEVYRKKYDEIFEEAKKIAYEAKKALIQEDWRKVGMLMNRNHELLRQIEVSCEELDMLVEIARKNGAIGAKMTGSGLGGYMVALTPGETQEKVAKAIEAEGFFALRTRIGV, encoded by the coding sequence ATGGGAAAGGGATATGGATATGGGAAAGTTATTCTTTTCAATGAGCACTTTGTTGTTTATGATGTGCCCGCAATTGCCTCTGCGATAGACAAAAAAACAATTGCGGAGGTGAAGAAAACAGAAGGAAGGGATATAATACATGATGACAGAGATGCAACACCTGGCTACAAGGAAGAAAAACTTCATCAGCAAATTGAGTCAATAAAGAGAATAAAAGAAAAAATGGGAGTCAAAGACTTTTTTGAAATAAGGCTGCACGGCGACCTAAAAGCAACAAGTGGCGTGGGCGCAAGTGCAGCAAGTTGTGTTGCGATAGCAAGAGCAATAGCGGATGAATTGAAAATGAAGCTGAGTGACGATGAAATAAATGAAATTGCTTATGAAGGAGAAAAAGCTTATCATGGAAATCCTTCTGGAATAGACAATGCCTGCTCAACTTTTGGAGGATTAATATGGTTTGTTAAGGGGAAGGAAATTGAAAAAATAAAAGTTAGGCCAGTTGAAATTGTTATGGGGGATACTGGAATAACAACAGATACAAAGAAAGCGGTTGAAGGAGTAAAGCAAAGAAAAGAGGTTTATAGAAAAAAATATGATGAAATATTTGAAGAAGCGAAAAAAATTGCATATGAGGCAAAAAAGGCATTAATTCAAGAAGACTGGAGGAAAGTAGGAATGCTGATGAATAGAAATCACGAATTGCTTCGCCAGATAGAAGTTTCATGCGAAGAGCTTGATATGCTTGTAGAAATTGCAAGAAAAAATGGGGCAATAGGCGCAAAAATGACAGGAAGCGGGCTTGGTGGATATATGGTTGCACTCACGCCTGGCGAAACGCAGGAAAAAGTTGCAAAAGCGATTGAAGCGGAAGGATTTTTTGCCCTTCGCACGAGAATAGGTGTGTAA
- a CDS encoding DUF106 domain-containing protein has protein sequence MERRQSSFLFFFLLMLAFLIIFDPVIRGAIGRAVNYILYPIIGFNGNYPLLTVFIAGSLVIIISALIRHFTTNWVEMAKMQEKVSEFQKKYREALKSQNKYMIKKLQNMQKDIMLEQSNITSKQFKIMPITIILFVPIFTWIWEFLYSTNHYYFDTPWQIHASLFKSSFIFPNWILLYMLFSIPFTQFIQYILRLKWLRKA, from the coding sequence ATGGAAAGAAGGCAATCATCTTTTCTATTTTTCTTTCTCTTGATGCTTGCTTTTTTGATAATTTTTGATCCTGTAATAAGAGGCGCTATTGGAAGAGCGGTAAACTATATTTTATATCCAATTATTGGATTTAATGGAAATTACCCGCTGCTAACAGTTTTCATAGCGGGCTCGCTTGTTATAATAATTTCTGCGCTGATAAGACATTTTACAACAAATTGGGTTGAGATGGCTAAAATGCAGGAAAAAGTAAGCGAGTTTCAAAAAAAATATAGAGAAGCTTTGAAGAGCCAGAATAAATACATGATAAAAAAACTTCAAAATATGCAGAAGGATATAATGTTGGAGCAAAGCAATATAACATCAAAACAATTCAAGATTATGCCAATAACAATAATACTTTTTGTCCCTATCTTTACCTGGATATGGGAATTTCTTTATTCAACAAATCACTATTATTTTGATACCCCATGGCAAATTCATGCAAGTCTTTTCAAATCATCGTTTATTTTCCCTAACTGGATTCTCCTTTACATGCTCTTTTCCATCCCATTTACCCAATTCATTCAATATATACTGAGATTAAAATGGCTGAGAAAGGCATAA